A portion of the Microbacterium hominis genome contains these proteins:
- a CDS encoding LacI family DNA-binding transcriptional regulator yields the protein MVSIDEVARLAGVSTATVSRALSGRGHVSPTTRTRVETAAKSLGYVVSASASSLASGRTRNIGVLVPFLDRWFFSTVLSGVANALVRHGYDITLYNLTADGEQRRTIFEEFLRRQRVDGVIAIAIELGDEETQRVQELGLPVIALGGPNPRLTALTVDDVAVAQLATEHLLALGHRDIAHIGASREFDVDFHVPTHRRQGFEQALMDAGIPADPVRFEPADFTIEGGFRAAKQLLGRPGSRPTAIFAASDEMAIGAILAARELGFRVPEDLSIVGIDGHELGEFFRLTTIDQFPLGQGERAADAIVAALERVGDDVSHAPEPGILPFELVVRGSTARPAG from the coding sequence GTGGTCAGCATCGACGAGGTGGCACGCCTCGCCGGCGTGTCGACGGCCACGGTCTCGCGCGCGCTGAGCGGCCGCGGCCACGTCTCGCCGACCACCCGCACCCGCGTCGAGACCGCGGCGAAATCGCTCGGCTACGTCGTGTCGGCGTCGGCGTCGAGCCTCGCGTCGGGGCGCACGCGCAACATCGGCGTGCTGGTGCCGTTCCTCGACCGGTGGTTCTTCTCGACCGTGCTCTCGGGCGTCGCCAACGCGCTCGTGCGCCACGGCTACGACATCACGCTCTACAACCTGACCGCCGACGGCGAGCAGCGCCGCACGATCTTCGAGGAGTTCCTGCGCCGCCAGCGCGTCGACGGCGTCATCGCGATCGCCATCGAACTCGGCGACGAGGAGACCCAGCGCGTGCAGGAGCTCGGCCTCCCGGTCATCGCCCTCGGCGGACCGAACCCGCGCCTGACCGCACTCACGGTCGACGACGTCGCCGTCGCGCAGCTGGCCACCGAGCACCTCCTGGCCCTCGGCCACCGCGATATCGCCCACATCGGCGCGAGCCGCGAGTTCGACGTCGACTTCCACGTGCCCACGCACCGTCGGCAGGGGTTCGAGCAGGCGCTGATGGATGCCGGCATCCCGGCCGATCCGGTGCGCTTCGAGCCCGCGGACTTCACGATCGAGGGCGGGTTCCGCGCCGCGAAGCAGCTGCTCGGCCGTCCCGGATCGCGCCCCACGGCGATCTTCGCCGCGTCGGACGAGATGGCGATCGGCGCGATCCTCGCCGCGCGGGAGCTCGGCTTCCGCGTGCCCGAAGACCTCTCGATCGTCGGCATCGACGGACACGAGCTCGGCGAGTTCTTCCGCCTCACCACGATCGACCAGTTCCCGCTCGGACAGGGCGAGCGCGCCGCCGACGCGATCGTCGCGGCGCTCGAGCGGGTCGGCGACGACGTCTCGCACGCGCCCGAGCCCGGCATCCTCCCGTTCGAGCTCGTCGTGCGCGGCTCGACGGCCCGGCCCGCGGGGTAG
- a CDS encoding glycoside hydrolase family 13 protein, giving the protein MTVTETVLRAGALETAPGAEWWRTAVIYQIYPRSFADASGDGIGDLPGITSRLVDLEHLGVDAIWLSPFMRSPQKDAGYDVADYCDVDPIFGTLADFDVMLAEAHARGIRVIVDLVPNHSSDQHEWFQQALAAAPGSRERARYMFRDGKGVEGELPPNNWESVFGGPAWTRVVEADGTPGQWYLHIFDSSQPDFDWTNPEVREEFRRILRFWLDRGVDGFRVDVAHGLIKADGLPDYTPDPEAGSMGGEEADVPYWGQPGVHEVYRDWHELVAEYTGDRALCAEAWLPTPEKTALWVRPDEMHQAFNFPYLETEWHAKSLRAVVDASFAAFHGVGAPSTWVLSNHDVVRHASRLALTAENPQGHGIGPDSPGQPIPEVGLARARAATTVMLALPGSAYLYQGEELGLPEVIDLPAAARQDPTWFRTAGERYGRDGCRVPIPWTAEGPSYGFNDTGEAWLPQPAQWAGLARDAQVGVEGSTLELYRTLLAERRAFALGAGTLEWLTGFPKTAVAFRNGDVTVVANTGADSIALPAGKVIAASGPVSGAELPADTAVWIVAD; this is encoded by the coding sequence ATGACTGTGACCGAGACCGTCCTGCGCGCTGGCGCCCTGGAGACCGCCCCCGGCGCCGAGTGGTGGCGCACCGCCGTGATCTACCAGATCTACCCCCGCTCGTTCGCCGACGCATCGGGCGACGGCATCGGCGACCTCCCCGGCATCACCTCGCGCCTGGTCGACCTGGAGCACCTCGGCGTCGACGCGATCTGGCTGAGCCCCTTCATGCGCTCCCCGCAGAAGGACGCCGGCTACGACGTGGCCGACTACTGCGACGTCGACCCGATCTTCGGCACCCTGGCCGATTTCGACGTCATGCTCGCCGAGGCGCACGCCCGCGGCATCCGGGTCATCGTCGACCTGGTTCCGAACCACTCCTCCGACCAGCACGAGTGGTTCCAGCAGGCCCTCGCGGCGGCGCCCGGCAGCCGGGAGCGCGCGCGGTACATGTTCCGCGACGGCAAGGGCGTCGAGGGCGAGCTGCCCCCGAACAACTGGGAGTCCGTGTTCGGCGGTCCGGCCTGGACGCGCGTCGTCGAGGCCGACGGCACCCCCGGCCAGTGGTACCTCCACATCTTCGACTCCAGCCAGCCCGACTTCGACTGGACCAACCCCGAGGTGCGCGAGGAGTTCCGCCGCATCCTCCGCTTCTGGCTCGACCGCGGCGTCGACGGCTTCCGCGTCGACGTGGCGCACGGCCTCATCAAGGCCGACGGCCTGCCCGACTACACGCCCGACCCCGAGGCGGGATCGATGGGCGGCGAAGAGGCCGACGTGCCCTACTGGGGCCAGCCGGGAGTGCACGAGGTCTACCGCGACTGGCATGAACTCGTCGCCGAGTACACCGGCGACCGCGCGCTGTGCGCCGAGGCCTGGCTGCCCACGCCCGAGAAGACCGCCCTGTGGGTGCGTCCCGACGAGATGCACCAGGCGTTCAACTTCCCCTACCTCGAGACCGAGTGGCACGCGAAGTCGCTGCGCGCGGTGGTGGATGCCTCGTTCGCGGCCTTCCACGGCGTCGGCGCCCCGAGCACCTGGGTGCTGTCGAACCACGACGTGGTGCGGCATGCCTCGCGTCTCGCGCTGACGGCCGAGAACCCGCAGGGCCACGGAATCGGCCCGGACTCGCCCGGCCAGCCGATCCCCGAGGTGGGCCTTGCCCGCGCCCGCGCGGCGACCACCGTCATGCTCGCGCTCCCCGGCTCGGCGTACCTGTACCAGGGCGAGGAGCTCGGCCTCCCCGAGGTCATCGACCTGCCCGCCGCCGCCCGCCAGGATCCGACGTGGTTCCGCACCGCCGGCGAGCGCTACGGCCGCGACGGCTGCCGCGTGCCGATCCCGTGGACGGCCGAGGGCCCGAGCTACGGCTTCAACGACACCGGTGAGGCGTGGCTGCCCCAGCCCGCGCAGTGGGCCGGGCTCGCCCGCGACGCGCAGGTCGGCGTCGAAGGCTCCACGCTCGAGCTGTACCGCACCCTCCTGGCCGAGCGTCGCGCGTTCGCGCTCGGCGCCGGCACCCTGGAGTGGCTGACCGGCTTCCCGAAGACGGCCGTCGCGTTCCGCAACGGCGACGTCACCGTCGTCGCCAACACCGGCGCCGACTCGATCGCGCTTCCCGCCGGTAAGGTGATCGCGGCGAGCGGCCCGGTCTCCGGGGCAGAGCTGCCCGCCGACACGGCGGTGTGGATCGTCGCGGACTGA
- a CDS encoding adenine phosphoribosyltransferase has product MCVCRSPRSGRYRGRVTEALARAESLIRTIPDYPEPGVMFRDITPLLVDAAALRTVIDAMIAPFAGQFDVVAGIEARGFLLAGAAATAAGVGLVPIRKAGKLPRPAASVSYSLEYGTATIEAHDDITPGMRVLLIDDVLATGGTLVAAHALVAQLGGTVVGTTVLMELEALGGRPLVGDVHALFTA; this is encoded by the coding sequence ATGTGCGTCTGCAGAAGCCCCAGGTCGGGCCGCTATCGTGGGCGGGTGACCGAAGCCCTCGCCCGTGCCGAATCGCTCATCCGCACGATCCCCGACTACCCGGAGCCGGGCGTGATGTTCCGCGACATCACCCCGCTGCTGGTGGATGCCGCGGCCCTGCGCACCGTGATCGATGCGATGATCGCGCCCTTCGCCGGCCAGTTCGACGTGGTCGCGGGCATCGAGGCGCGCGGCTTCCTGCTCGCCGGGGCCGCCGCGACCGCTGCCGGGGTGGGCCTGGTGCCGATCCGCAAGGCGGGCAAGCTGCCGCGGCCCGCGGCATCCGTCTCCTACTCGCTCGAGTACGGCACGGCCACCATCGAGGCGCACGACGACATCACGCCGGGCATGCGGGTGCTGCTGATCGACGACGTGCTCGCCACCGGCGGCACGCTCGTGGCCGCCCACGCGCTCGTGGCGCAGCTCGGCGGCACCGTGGTGGGCACCACCGTGCTGATGGAGCTCGAAGCACTCGGCGGCCGTCCGCTCGTGGGCGACGTGCACGCCCTGTTCACCGCGTAG
- a CDS encoding DUF2126 domain-containing protein, with product MSVKVALEHYTSYEFAHPVTVHPHLVRLRPAPHARTPIEAYSLEISPKNHFLNWQQDPFGNWLARIVFPEKVSRLEITVGLVADLMVINPLDFFIEEYAERFPFAYAPELAADLTPYLAPVSDSDAAKDWMSRQLPDLPDGGVPTVSFLSDLNRAVHGAVAYDVRMEPGVQTPDETLGRAIGSCRDSAWLLVSLLRAHGLAARFVSGYLVQLAADQAALDGPSGPVADFTDLHAWAEVFIPGAGWIGLDATSALFAGEGHIPLSATPHPSTAAPIEGATAPVEVSFSFHNEVRRVHEDPRTTRPYTAQQWERIDALGEAVDERLRRGDVRLTMGGEPTFVALDEATAAEWNTAADGAHKRELATGLAERLRAAYAVGGVVHRGDGKWYPGEPLPRWNIALQWRTDGVPLWHDPALLADPWDEASADPGAGAAAEALARRFTQVLGLPDAQLLAAYEDPLAALAAEVRRPVGPKPDAEPAGADDVAALDAGIDTPTGWVLPLTTEEAWTSPAWRFRRGRLVLTTGTSAVGLRLPLDSVAWTDPEHPGEPSYLEAGEPLAPGIPHVTIVDPAEAGRTAVTVEARGGHVLVFLPPTTTLEAYADLLTVIETAARETATPVVLEGYGPPPDARLTQLVVTPDPGVIEVNVQPTASWADQRDLTLSLYEHARQSRLTTEKFDLDGLHTGTGGGNHITLGGTQPIDSPLLRRPDLLASLVAYWQRHPSLSYLFSGRFIGPTSQAPRFDEGRPEAVYEMEIALQELRRLQGDPETAEGTTLPWLTDRALRHLLTDLTGNTHRAEFCIDKLYSPDSSRGRLGLLELRGFEMPPHPELALVQALLVRSLVAMFWEKPYTAPLVRWGTRLHEDFLLPQGAIADIHAVIADLRAHGIAFEETWLDAFTEFRFPRIGFTRIGGGPGHGIELELRQAIEPWHVLGEEATAGGTARYVDSSVERIQVRVRGVDAERHLVTCQGVPVPLTPTGHLGEYYAGVRYRAWQPWSALHPSIPVHAPLTFEVIDVEAETSLGGATYHVVHPGGRAYDHPPINANEAEARRASRFEQRGHTVGRIDVAAMREEARRAATTDYPHTLDLRRVAPR from the coding sequence ATGTCGGTCAAGGTGGCGCTCGAGCATTACACGAGCTATGAATTCGCGCATCCGGTGACGGTGCACCCGCACCTGGTGCGGTTGCGGCCCGCTCCGCACGCGCGCACGCCGATCGAGGCGTACTCGCTCGAGATCAGCCCGAAGAACCACTTCCTCAACTGGCAGCAGGATCCGTTCGGCAACTGGCTGGCCCGCATCGTCTTCCCCGAGAAGGTCAGTCGGCTCGAGATCACGGTGGGCCTCGTCGCCGACCTCATGGTCATCAATCCGCTCGACTTCTTCATCGAGGAGTACGCCGAGCGCTTCCCGTTCGCGTATGCGCCCGAGCTCGCCGCCGACCTCACGCCCTACCTCGCCCCGGTGTCCGACAGCGATGCGGCGAAGGACTGGATGAGCCGGCAGCTGCCCGACCTGCCCGACGGCGGCGTGCCGACCGTGTCGTTCCTCTCGGACCTCAACCGCGCCGTGCACGGCGCGGTCGCGTACGACGTGCGCATGGAGCCGGGCGTGCAGACGCCCGACGAGACGCTCGGCCGCGCCATCGGCTCGTGCCGCGACTCGGCGTGGCTGCTGGTGAGCCTGCTGCGCGCGCACGGCCTGGCGGCGCGGTTCGTGTCGGGGTATCTCGTGCAGCTGGCCGCCGATCAGGCCGCTCTCGACGGCCCGAGCGGCCCTGTGGCCGACTTCACCGACCTGCACGCGTGGGCCGAGGTGTTCATCCCCGGTGCCGGCTGGATCGGGTTGGATGCCACGAGCGCGCTGTTCGCCGGAGAGGGGCACATCCCCCTGTCGGCGACGCCGCACCCGAGCACCGCCGCGCCGATCGAGGGGGCCACCGCCCCCGTGGAGGTGTCGTTCTCGTTCCACAACGAGGTGCGCCGCGTGCACGAGGACCCGCGCACGACCCGTCCGTACACCGCGCAGCAGTGGGAGCGCATCGACGCACTCGGCGAAGCGGTCGACGAGCGTCTGCGTCGCGGCGACGTGCGCCTGACGATGGGCGGCGAGCCGACCTTCGTCGCGCTCGACGAGGCGACCGCGGCCGAGTGGAACACCGCGGCCGACGGCGCGCACAAGCGGGAGCTGGCCACGGGCCTGGCCGAGCGGCTGCGCGCCGCCTACGCGGTCGGCGGCGTCGTGCACCGCGGCGACGGCAAGTGGTACCCGGGCGAGCCGCTGCCGCGCTGGAACATCGCCCTGCAGTGGCGCACCGACGGCGTTCCGCTGTGGCACGACCCGGCGCTGCTGGCCGACCCGTGGGACGAGGCCTCGGCCGATCCCGGCGCGGGCGCGGCCGCCGAAGCCCTCGCGCGCCGTTTCACCCAGGTGCTCGGGCTTCCCGACGCGCAGCTGCTGGCGGCGTACGAAGACCCTCTCGCCGCGCTCGCCGCCGAGGTGCGCCGGCCGGTCGGGCCGAAGCCCGACGCGGAGCCCGCCGGCGCCGACGACGTGGCCGCCCTCGACGCCGGCATCGACACGCCCACCGGCTGGGTGCTGCCCCTGACGACCGAAGAGGCCTGGACGAGCCCCGCCTGGCGGTTCCGACGCGGCCGCCTCGTGCTCACCACCGGCACCAGCGCGGTCGGACTCCGCCTGCCGCTGGACTCGGTCGCGTGGACCGATCCGGAGCACCCGGGCGAGCCGTCGTACCTCGAAGCCGGCGAGCCGCTGGCCCCCGGCATCCCGCACGTGACGATCGTCGACCCGGCAGAGGCCGGACGCACCGCTGTCACGGTCGAGGCGCGGGGCGGGCACGTGCTCGTGTTCCTGCCGCCGACGACCACCCTGGAGGCCTACGCCGATCTGCTCACGGTGATCGAGACGGCCGCGCGAGAGACCGCCACCCCCGTCGTGCTCGAAGGCTACGGACCGCCGCCGGACGCCCGGCTCACCCAGCTGGTCGTCACCCCCGACCCCGGGGTGATCGAGGTGAACGTGCAGCCGACCGCCTCGTGGGCGGACCAGCGCGATCTCACGCTGTCGCTCTACGAGCACGCACGCCAGAGCCGGCTCACCACGGAGAAGTTCGACCTCGACGGCCTGCACACCGGCACGGGGGGCGGCAACCACATCACCCTCGGCGGCACCCAGCCGATCGACTCGCCGCTGCTGCGCCGGCCGGACCTGCTCGCATCGCTCGTGGCGTACTGGCAGCGGCATCCCTCGCTCTCGTACCTCTTCTCGGGGCGCTTCATCGGCCCGACGAGCCAGGCGCCCCGCTTCGACGAGGGCCGGCCCGAGGCCGTGTACGAGATGGAGATCGCGCTGCAGGAGCTGCGCCGGCTGCAGGGCGACCCGGAGACGGCGGAGGGCACCACCCTGCCGTGGCTCACCGACCGGGCGCTGCGGCACCTGCTCACCGACCTCACCGGCAACACGCACCGTGCCGAGTTCTGCATCGACAAGCTCTACAGTCCCGACTCGAGTCGCGGGCGCCTGGGCCTGCTGGAGCTGCGCGGCTTCGAGATGCCGCCGCATCCCGAGCTCGCCCTCGTGCAGGCGCTGCTGGTTCGCAGCCTCGTCGCGATGTTCTGGGAGAAGCCGTACACCGCGCCGCTGGTGCGGTGGGGCACGCGCCTGCACGAGGACTTCCTGCTGCCGCAGGGCGCGATCGCCGACATCCACGCCGTCATCGCCGACCTGCGCGCCCACGGCATCGCGTTCGAGGAGACCTGGCTCGACGCGTTCACCGAGTTCCGCTTCCCGCGGATCGGATTCACCCGCATCGGCGGCGGCCCCGGGCACGGCATCGAGCTCGAGCTGCGCCAGGCGATCGAGCCGTGGCACGTGCTCGGCGAGGAGGCGACCGCGGGCGGAACCGCGCGGTACGTCGACTCGTCGGTGGAGCGCATCCAGGTGCGGGTGCGGGGCGTCGACGCCGAGCGCCACCTGGTGACGTGTCAGGGTGTACCTGTGCCCCTGACCCCGACCGGACACCTCGGCGAGTACTACGCCGGCGTGCGCTACCGCGCCTGGCAGCCGTGGTCGGCGCTGCACCCGTCGATCCCCGTGCACGCGCCGCTGACGTTCGAGGTGATCGACGTCGAGGCCGAGACCTCGCTGGGGGGCGCGACCTACCACGTGGTGCACCCGGGGGGCCGGGCCTACGACCACCCGCCGATCAACGCGAACGAGGCCGAAGCCCGCCGCGCGAGTCGCTTCGAGCAGCGCGGTCACACCGTGGGCCGCATCGACGTGGCTGCGATGCGCGAGGAGGCCCGCCGCGCCGCCACCACCGACTACCCGCACACGCTCGATCTGCGCAGGGTGGCGCCGCGGTGA
- a CDS encoding circularly permuted type 2 ATP-grasp protein, whose amino-acid sequence MSVLHEYAATLTQAPLPLGVGDVPSPATRFDEVIGPEGALRPAWKPLASATMNLTGPELGRVDAEIVRALADDGVTYAHRGGARPWRLDPLPLVMDAPTWARLEIGLAQRAELLNAIMSDVYGEQRLLAEGVVPAAAVFAHPGFVRAVARPGVVDRHPLLMSATDLGRDGDGEWRVLADRVQAPSGLGYAMENRLVISRMLPDLHHEADLHGLDPFFAVLRDALLQCAPRDDEDPRVVVLSPGTHSETAYDQAFLANTLGFPLVQGSDLVVSEGSVWIKPARWPRATPTDRVDVILRRVDSAWCDPLELRGDSQLGVAGLVEAVRRGRVHVVNGLGAGVLENPALLPFLGAACERLLGEQLRLPATPAWWCGDREGRAEVLARLRTDPDAVIVRTLDGQSAGVDADADELAVRIQAHPYRYVGLARLPLSQAPVWGAAGAAEAQPLVLRAFSVRYGPAYRTLAGGLATARDDEGAPLTKDVWVLKSDPAEPDQGLAVATPLTMIPSIPAMAPRALADMYWAGRYAERSEDLLRLALATQPHLERVRARGGGPAPVLLRVLQMLAGRRHPDPTDELRSLLVDADRPGSAAHALAGMRDALEGVRDQLSGDTWRVFSIADRAMASARESTHSPQVAESAGRMLSGILSLHGVTANMIRDTGWHMIEAGRYVERSLQLCTLLSATTVTSDAAATDRAVLDGVLLAAESLVTHRRRYRGYGRTRSVFDLLLNDLDNPRSLAFSLDRLRAHLSALPDSTGSTRPERLRDELSAALATADVAALAREVDGQRPALAAFLEETAQSLRQLSDAIATLHFAGGPPALEMSSLSLIEEMVRE is encoded by the coding sequence GTGAGCGTGCTCCACGAGTACGCGGCGACGCTGACCCAGGCGCCGCTGCCGCTCGGCGTGGGCGACGTGCCGTCGCCGGCCACGCGATTCGACGAGGTCATCGGGCCCGAGGGGGCGCTGCGCCCCGCGTGGAAGCCGCTCGCCTCGGCGACCATGAACCTCACCGGTCCGGAGCTCGGCCGCGTCGACGCCGAGATCGTGCGCGCCCTCGCCGACGACGGCGTGACCTACGCGCATCGGGGCGGCGCGCGCCCGTGGCGGCTCGATCCCCTGCCCCTGGTGATGGATGCCCCCACCTGGGCGCGCCTGGAGATCGGCCTCGCGCAGCGTGCCGAGCTGCTCAACGCCATCATGAGCGACGTGTACGGCGAGCAGCGCCTGCTCGCCGAGGGGGTGGTCCCGGCCGCTGCGGTGTTCGCGCACCCCGGCTTCGTGCGGGCCGTCGCCCGACCGGGGGTCGTCGACCGGCATCCCCTCCTCATGTCGGCCACCGACCTCGGCCGCGACGGCGACGGCGAGTGGCGGGTGCTCGCCGATCGGGTGCAGGCGCCGTCGGGCCTCGGCTACGCGATGGAGAACCGCCTCGTGATCTCCCGCATGCTGCCGGATCTGCACCACGAAGCCGACCTGCACGGCCTCGACCCGTTCTTCGCGGTGCTGCGCGATGCCCTCCTGCAGTGCGCGCCGCGCGACGACGAGGACCCGCGGGTCGTGGTGCTCTCGCCCGGCACGCACTCGGAGACCGCGTACGACCAGGCCTTCCTCGCCAACACCCTCGGCTTCCCGCTCGTGCAGGGCAGCGACCTCGTCGTGAGCGAGGGGAGCGTGTGGATCAAGCCCGCGCGCTGGCCGCGTGCCACCCCCACCGACCGCGTCGACGTGATCCTGCGCCGGGTGGATTCGGCGTGGTGCGACCCGCTCGAGCTGCGCGGCGACTCGCAGCTCGGCGTCGCGGGTCTGGTCGAGGCGGTGCGACGCGGGCGCGTGCACGTGGTCAACGGGCTCGGCGCCGGTGTGCTCGAGAACCCGGCGCTGCTGCCGTTCCTCGGCGCGGCCTGCGAGCGGCTGCTCGGCGAGCAGCTGAGGCTGCCCGCGACGCCGGCCTGGTGGTGCGGCGACCGCGAGGGGCGCGCCGAGGTGCTCGCGCGGCTGCGCACCGACCCCGACGCCGTCATCGTGCGCACCCTCGACGGGCAGTCCGCCGGCGTCGACGCAGACGCCGACGAACTGGCCGTGCGCATCCAGGCGCACCCCTACCGCTACGTCGGCCTCGCCCGCCTTCCCCTCTCGCAGGCGCCGGTGTGGGGCGCCGCCGGCGCCGCCGAGGCGCAGCCGCTCGTGCTGCGCGCGTTCAGCGTGCGCTACGGCCCGGCGTACCGCACCCTCGCCGGGGGCCTGGCCACCGCGCGCGACGACGAGGGTGCGCCGCTGACCAAGGACGTGTGGGTGCTCAAGTCCGACCCCGCCGAGCCCGATCAGGGCCTCGCGGTGGCGACCCCGCTCACGATGATCCCGTCCATCCCGGCGATGGCCCCGCGTGCGCTGGCGGACATGTACTGGGCCGGCCGGTACGCCGAGCGGTCCGAAGACCTCCTGCGCCTCGCGCTGGCGACCCAGCCGCACCTGGAGCGCGTGCGTGCGCGCGGCGGGGGCCCGGCGCCGGTGCTGCTGCGCGTGCTGCAGATGCTCGCCGGGCGGCGGCATCCCGATCCGACCGACGAGCTGCGCTCGCTCCTGGTCGACGCCGACCGTCCGGGTTCGGCGGCACATGCCCTCGCCGGCATGCGCGACGCGCTCGAGGGTGTGCGCGACCAGCTCTCGGGCGACACGTGGCGCGTCTTCAGCATCGCCGACCGCGCGATGGCCTCGGCGCGGGAGTCCACCCACAGCCCGCAGGTCGCCGAGTCTGCCGGACGCATGCTGTCGGGCATCCTCTCCCTGCACGGCGTGACGGCGAACATGATCCGCGACACCGGCTGGCACATGATCGAGGCGGGCCGCTACGTCGAGCGCTCGCTGCAGCTGTGCACCCTGTTGTCGGCGACGACCGTGACCAGCGATGCGGCAGCCACCGACCGGGCCGTGCTCGACGGCGTGCTATTGGCCGCCGAGAGCCTCGTCACCCACCGGCGCCGGTACCGCGGCTACGGGCGCACGCGCAGCGTGTTCGATCTGCTCCTCAACGACCTCGACAACCCGCGTTCGCTCGCGTTCTCCCTCGACCGGCTGCGCGCGCACCTGTCCGCGCTGCCGGACTCCACCGGGTCGACCCGCCCCGAGCGCCTGCGCGACGAGCTGTCGGCGGCGCTCGCCACGGCCGACGTGGCGGCGCTCGCGCGGGAGGTCGACGGGCAGCGCCCCGCGCTCGCCGCGTTCCTCGAGGAGACCGCCCAGTCGCTGCGGCAGCTCTCCGACGCGATCGCCACCCTCCACTTCGCGGGCGGACCGCCCGCGCTGGAGATGTCTTCGCTGTCGCTCATCGAGGAGATGGTGCGCGAATGA
- a CDS encoding transglutaminase family protein encodes MKYVLSHRTEYTYDKPVRNSLGVHHLRPRQLPWQSVASHAVTLEPVPGDLAPDTDYYGNSVTYFHVTAPHERLVIDAVSEVTVERPVYDEAALAVPWENARPMEAATGASAWAAVEYALESPRVAHIPEAAAYAAESLTPGRPLGEAATDLMQRIHRDFDYDTKATTVTSTVADAMRKRAGVCQDFAHVALACLRSHGLAARYVSGYLATQPPPGKERIVGADASHAWLAVWVPPVGTGAGQWLAIDPTNNQWANDRYITVAWGRDYGDVSPVRGIIWSKAKRSTLRVSVDVAPVPVSPSVA; translated from the coding sequence ATGAAGTACGTGCTCAGCCACCGCACCGAGTACACGTACGACAAGCCGGTGCGCAACAGCCTCGGGGTGCACCACCTGCGGCCTCGTCAGCTGCCGTGGCAGTCGGTCGCCTCGCACGCGGTCACCCTGGAGCCCGTGCCCGGCGACCTCGCCCCCGACACCGACTACTACGGCAATTCGGTCACCTACTTCCACGTCACCGCGCCGCACGAGCGGCTCGTGATCGACGCCGTCAGCGAGGTGACCGTCGAGCGGCCCGTGTACGACGAGGCCGCCCTCGCGGTGCCGTGGGAGAACGCGCGCCCCATGGAGGCGGCAACCGGGGCGTCCGCCTGGGCGGCCGTCGAGTACGCGCTCGAGTCGCCCCGCGTGGCGCACATCCCCGAGGCCGCCGCGTACGCGGCCGAGTCGCTCACCCCGGGCCGCCCGCTCGGCGAGGCGGCCACCGACCTCATGCAGCGCATCCACCGCGACTTCGACTACGACACCAAGGCCACCACCGTCACGAGCACGGTGGCAGATGCCATGCGCAAGCGCGCGGGCGTGTGCCAGGACTTCGCGCACGTCGCCCTCGCGTGCCTCCGCTCGCACGGACTCGCCGCCCGGTACGTCAGCGGCTACCTCGCCACCCAGCCCCCGCCCGGCAAGGAGAGGATCGTCGGGGCCGACGCCTCGCACGCGTGGCTCGCGGTGTGGGTTCCGCCCGTCGGAACCGGCGCCGGGCAGTGGCTCGCGATCGATCCGACGAACAACCAGTGGGCGAACGACCGGTACATCACGGTGGCGTGGGGCCGCGACTACGGCGATGTCTCCCCGGTGCGCGGAATCATCTGGTCGAAGGCCAAGCGCTCCACCCTGCGCGTGTCGGTCGATGTGGCCCCCGTGCCGGTGTCGCCCTCGGTCGCGTAG
- a CDS encoding zinc-binding metallopeptidase family protein gives MQAFACRVCGAPLYFENSVCVSCGTAVGFSREERALVPLDAAGRYVDGDGLIWHVCRNLNLSGCTWLARLEGGQCEACDLTRVRPADSDLEGLANFVPAERAKRHLIVELDRLELPVRSRAADPAEGLAFDLLSSTLQSVTTGHVDGVITIDLAESDAAHREGLREQLAEPYRTLLGHFRHEIGHYYQWQLVRSDAALQRFRELFGDERADYQAAVDRHYAEGAPADWAVAHISTYATMHPHEDFAETWAHLMHILDTVDSAVAYGLVDAAAVGAASTIRDLVVEVWMPLSTALNAVNRSMGKDDLYPFAIPAPVLDKLEFAASLLP, from the coding sequence ATGCAGGCTTTCGCGTGCCGCGTGTGCGGGGCTCCGCTGTACTTCGAGAACTCCGTGTGCGTCTCGTGCGGCACCGCGGTCGGCTTCTCGCGCGAGGAGCGTGCGCTCGTGCCCCTCGATGCCGCCGGGCGATACGTCGACGGCGACGGGCTCATCTGGCACGTGTGCCGCAACCTCAACCTGTCGGGATGCACGTGGCTCGCCCGCCTCGAGGGCGGGCAGTGCGAGGCCTGCGACCTCACCCGCGTGCGGCCGGCTGATTCCGACCTGGAGGGTCTCGCGAACTTCGTGCCCGCCGAGCGCGCCAAGCGGCACCTGATCGTCGAGCTCGACCGGCTGGAGCTCCCGGTGCGCTCGCGCGCTGCAGACCCCGCGGAGGGGCTGGCGTTCGACCTGCTCTCCAGCACGCTGCAGTCGGTGACCACCGGGCACGTCGACGGCGTCATCACGATCGATCTCGCCGAGAGCGACGCCGCCCACCGCGAGGGGCTGCGTGAGCAGCTCGCCGAGCCCTACCGCACACTGCTCGGGCACTTCCGTCATGAGATCGGCCACTACTACCAGTGGCAGCTGGTGCGATCGGATGCCGCGCTGCAGCGCTTCCGCGAGCTGTTCGGCGACGAGCGCGCCGACTACCAGGCCGCCGTCGACCGCCACTACGCCGAGGGCGCGCCCGCCGACTGGGCCGTCGCGCACATCTCCACGTACGCGACGATGCACCCCCACGAGGACTTCGCCGAGACGTGGGCGCACCTCATGCACATCCTCGACACCGTCGACTCGGCCGTGGCGTACGGACTGGTGGATGCCGCGGCCGTCGGCGCGGCATCCACGATCCGCGATCTCGTGGTGGAGGTGTGGATGCCGCTGTCGACGGCCCTCAACGCGGTGAACCGGTCGATGGGCAAGGACGACCTCTACCCCTTCGCGATCCCCGCGCCCGTGCTGGACAAGCTGGAGTTCGCCGCGTCGCTCCTGCCCTGA